The DNA window ATGGAGAAAAAGGATTCGGATTTATCACTGCTGAGGACGGAGCAGATGTGTTCGTACACTTTTCTGAAATAAACAAGCCTGGTTTCAAGACTTTAGAAGAGGGAGAAAGAGTATCTTTCGAAATCACTAAAGGTCAAAAAGGACCGCAAGCTTCTAACGTAACAGCTGAATAATCAAAAACCTGCCAAACGGCAGGTTTTTTTTATGTGCAAGCATCAATAATGCCACTACTATTTCTACTCTAAGCCTTTT is part of the uncultured Ilyobacter sp. genome and encodes:
- a CDS encoding cold-shock protein — its product is MVKWFNGEKGFGFITAEDGADVFVHFSEINKPGFKTLEEGERVSFEITKGQKGPQASNVTAE